A genomic stretch from Marinobacter fonticola includes:
- a CDS encoding DUF411 domain-containing protein produces MTKAKPFLRASLLSIVSLAVSPALVHAAEAITVHKSPTCGCCTDWVRHLEENGFEVTVHDTQNINQIKVDAGLTRELASCHTAFVGDYVIEGHVPATDIHRLLQEAPQARGLAVPGMPIGSPGMEMGDRQDPYTVLLFNGAGQNRPFATYP; encoded by the coding sequence ATGACCAAGGCGAAACCGTTTTTACGCGCATCCCTACTAAGCATCGTTAGTCTGGCGGTTTCACCCGCCCTGGTTCACGCCGCCGAGGCGATCACCGTGCATAAATCCCCCACGTGCGGCTGTTGTACTGATTGGGTCCGGCACCTGGAGGAGAACGGGTTTGAGGTTACGGTACATGACACCCAGAACATCAATCAGATCAAGGTGGATGCCGGTCTGACGCGGGAACTGGCAAGCTGTCATACCGCCTTTGTCGGCGACTACGTCATCGAAGGCCATGTGCCGGCAACCGACATCCACCGGCTGCTACAGGAGGCGCCGCAAGCGCGGGGCCTCGCCGTACCCGGCATGCCGATCGGATCCCCGGGTATGGAGATGGGGGATCGTCAGGACCCTTACACCGTATTGCTGTTCAACGGGGCGGGGCAGAATCGTCCATTCGCCACCTATCCCTAA
- a CDS encoding EF-hand domain-containing protein, giving the protein MIKRICTVLIPVAGLVLAGCTTTDTPKAPASQKLSPGPKGQFECADRNGSDYIDRAELVYLRQCGVGEDLTCGDVPETVDERQPATNFEAGRRMLEVIDADGDESISELEFRAHCNSTGRAG; this is encoded by the coding sequence ATGATAAAGCGGATTTGTACAGTCTTGATACCCGTAGCCGGTCTTGTGCTCGCCGGCTGCACGACAACGGATACCCCGAAGGCGCCGGCGTCGCAGAAACTGTCGCCAGGTCCCAAGGGGCAATTCGAGTGCGCCGATCGCAACGGCAGCGATTACATCGACCGCGCGGAGTTGGTTTATCTGCGCCAGTGCGGGGTGGGCGAGGACCTTACCTGCGGCGACGTACCGGAGACCGTTGACGAGCGTCAGCCGGCAACGAATTTCGAAGCCGGACGGCGGATGCTGGAGGTGATCGACGCCGACGGTGACGAAAGCATCAGCGAGCTGGAATTCCGCGCCCACTGCAACAGCACCGGCCGAGCAGGCTGA